From Gloeomargarita sp. SRBZ-1_bins_9:
TCCTCCGCCGTTTGGCCCCCTAACCCCAGGAAGTCAGCAATTTCGGCGTAGCGCTGCTTGGCGTGGGGATGGGTGTACTGCGGGAAAATGGCCTGCTTAAACGGCGCATCCGTAGCGTTGTAGCGAATGACATGGGCAATCATCAAGGCGTTGGCCAAGCCGTGGGGCAAATGGAACGTGGACCCCAGTTTATGGGCCAGGGAATGGCAAATCCCCAAAAACGCATTGGCAAAGGCCATCCCGGCAATGGTGGCGGCATAGTGCACCTTCTCCCGTGCCACCGGGTCTTTGGCCCCGTACTGATAGGCCCTGGGGAGATAGGTAAACAGCAACTTGATCGCCTCCAGCGCCAGCCCCTCGGTAAATTCCGTCGCCAGCACCGACACATAGGCCTCCAAGGCGTGGGTCAGGGCGTCAATCCCCCCGTAGGCAGTGAGTTTTTTCGGCAGGTGCATCACCAATTCCGGGTCCACGATGGCCATCGTCGGCGTCAGGGCGTAGTCTGCCAAGGGGTATTTGATGCCGCTGCGGTCATCGGTTACCACGGCAAAGGGCGTCACCTCCGACCCCGTCCCAGACGTGGTGGGAATCGCCACCAGGATGGCCTTTTGCCCCAATGGCGGTAGGGTGTACACCCGCTTGCGAATGTCCATAAACCGCATGGCCACCCCGGCGAACTCCACCTCCGGATGCTCATACATCAGCCAGATGACCTTAGCCGCATCCATGGGCGACCCACCCCCCACCGCAATGAGCACATCCGGGTTAAAGCTGCGGCACCGCTCCAGGCCCTTTTCCACATCGCTCAGTTTCGGGTCCGGCTGCACCTCACAAAACACCTGAAATTCCATTCCCAGTTCTTCCAGCACCTGCTCGACGGGCTTGAGCATCCCCAGGTCAAACAGGGGCTTGTCCGTGACGATGAAAGCTCGCTGTTTGCCTTGAAGTTCCCGCAGGGCCACCGGCAGGCAGCCGTATTTGAAATAAATCTTGGGGGGTACCCGGAACCAGAGCATGTTTTCTCGCCGGTCCGCCACCGTTTTGATATTCAGCAAATGCTGCGGCCCGACATTGGCCGACACCGAATTACCCCCCCAGGTGCCACAGCCCAAGGTCAAAGACGGGTCCAGCTTGAAGTTGTACAGGTCGCCGATGGCCCCCTGGGAAGAAGGCGTATTCACCAACACCCGACTGACCGGCACCTGCTGCTCAAAATAAGCAATGTCGTCTTTATTAGCTGGGTCGGTATAGAGCGCTGCCGTATGGCCCCGGCCCCCGAAATTCACCACCTGCGCCGCCAGCGCCACCCCGGCGTAAAAATTCGGCACCCGATACATCGCCAACAGGGGCGCCAGTTTTTCGTAGGACCAAGGTTCCGCTTCCCCAACCGTTTCCACCTCGCCAATGAGCAGACGCGTCCCCGGCGGCACCCTAAACCCGGCTAGTTCCGCAATTTTCTCCACCGGCTGGCCCACAATCGCCGGATTCAAGCGCCCCTCGGCCAAGATGATCTGCCGCACCCGGTCGGTTTCTTCTGGCGATAGGATGTAGGCTCCCCGGCGCCGGAACTCCGCCTTGACCGATTCATCAATGGCCTCCACCACGATCACCGCCTGTTCCGACGCGCAGATCAGGCCGTTATCGAAAGTCTTGCTCAGCAGGATAGAACTCACCGCCAAGGGAATATCAGCACTGGCGTCAATCAAAGCAGGCGTATTCCCAGCCCCCACCCCCAAGGACGGATGCCCTGACGAGTAAGCCGCCTTCACCATCGCCGGCCCACCGGTAGCCAGGATCAGTTGCACATCAGGGTGCTGCATCAGCGCCTGGGACAGGGGCACCGACGGCTCATCAATCCAGCCGATGACCGGGTCCGGCGCACCGGCCGCCACCGCCGCCTCCCGGATGATCTGGGCCGCCGCAATCGTGCATCGCTTAGCGCGGGGGTGGGGAGAAAAAATAATGGCATTGCGGGTTTTCAGGGCAATCAGCGCCTTGAAAATCGTGGTGGACGTTGGGTTTGTTGTCGGCACAATACCGGCAATGATCCCCACCGGTTCGGCAATTTTTTTCAGGCCAAAGTGAGGGTCCTCCTCAATCACGCCACAGGTTTTCAGGTCCTTGTACTTGTTATAGACCATCTCGGCGGCAAAGTGATTTTTGATGACCTTATCTTCCACCACCCCCATACCCGTTTCTTCCACCGCCATTTTTGCCAGGGGAATGCGGGCTTCGTTAGCCGCTCTGGCCGCCTGATGGAAAATCCGGTCCACCTGTTCCTGGGAAAAACGGGCAAATGCCTCCTGCGCCACCTTTACCTGGGCAATCAATTCGTTCAATTCCTGTTCGTTGGTCACCCGCATCGTTACTCTCCTCCTAAAATAACGTTTCCCTTATCCACACGCTCTACAACCACCTGGCTTAATATTCCTAGGTAAAAACGCTCACCTACTTTCAGCCTACAAAGGGGGAGACGTTGGGCCTGGGAAACTTCAACTTCTCCTTAGGATCAAGGGGTAAACAATCCCCGTGACCGAAAAACGGCCTTGGTAGCCTCCACCTGTTCCGGTGTGGGTTCCGGCGTGTCCTTGAGCAAATATTCCAGGCCCAATTGCTCCCACTTGTACTCCCCCATTTTGTGAAACGGCAGCACCTCAACCCGCTCCACGTTGTGCAAAGTCGCCACAAAATCCGCCAGCCCGGCGATGTTGGGGACCGGGTCCGTCAACCCCGGCACCAGGACAAAGCGAATCCAGGTGGGTTTACGAATCTGGTCCAGATAGCGGGCCAGGGCCAGGGTTGGCTCCAGCGACACCTGGGTCACCCGCCGATAAATCTCCGGGTCAAAGGATTTGATATCCAGCAGCACCAGGTCCGTATGGGCCAGCACCGGTTCCGCAACGCCAATCGGGCAATAACCCGACGTATCCAAGGCGGTATGCAACCCCAACCCGTGACACCCCTGGAAAATCGCCGCCGTGAATTCCGGTTGCATCAGGGGTTCACCACCACTGACCGTCACCCCACCCCCCTTGGCCAGATAGGAGCGGTACTTGGCAATTTCCGCCACCACCTCCCCGGCCGTCACCTCCCGCCCTCCCCAAAAATCCCGGCAATCCGGGTTATGGCAATACAGGCACCGCAGAGGACAGCCCTGGGTAAACACCACAAAGCGAATCCCTGGACCGTCAACGGTGCCCATGGTTTCGTAGGAGTGAATCCGGCCCTTAACGGCGCTCGTGGAAGGTGCGGTTGATGACATCCCACTGTTGCTCGCGGGTCAGTTTAATGAAGTTCACCGCATAGCCCGACACCCGAATGGTCAACTGCGGGTACAGCTCCGGGTGCGCCATCGCGTCCAAAAGCGTTTCCCGCCGCAGGACGTTGACATTGATGTGGTGCCCGCCGTCGTGGAAGTAGCCATCCAGCATGGCCACCAGGTTACCGACCCGCTCCTCCGGCGTGCGCCCTAACGCCTCTGGCACGATGGAGAAGGTGTTGGAAATGCCATCTAAGGCATCGGCGTAGGGAAGTTTGGCCACCGACGCCAAAGACGCCAGCGCCCCACAACAGTCTCGGCCGTGCATGGGATTGGCGCCCGGGGCAAAGGGTTGTCCAGCTTGCCGGCCATCGGGCGTTGTCCCCGTCTTCTTGCCATAGACCACGTTGGAGGTAATCGTCAGCACCGATTGGGTGGGCACCGCCTCCCGATAGGTCCTGTGCTTACGTAGCTCCCGCATCATCGTCTGCACCACCCACACCGCCAGCTCATCGGCCCGGTCGTCATTGTTGCCATAGGCGGGATAACTCCCCTCTATCACAAAATCCACCGCCAGACCCCGTTCATCCCGGATGGGTCTGACTTTGGCGTATTTGATAGCCGCCAGGGAATCCGCCACCACCGACAACCCGGCAATGCCACAGGCCATGGTGCGGTACACATCCCGGTCGTGCAGGGCCATTTGCAACCGCTCGTAGCAGTACTTGTCATGCATGTAGTGAATAACATTGAGCGTGTTGATGTAGGTGCGGGCCAGCCACGCCAGGACCTGCTCGTAGCGCTGTTGGACCTCCGCAAAATCCAGCACCTCGCCGGTGATGGGGGGCATAGGTGGCGCCACCTGTTCTCCCGAGATTTCATCCCGCCCGCCGTTGATGGCATACAGCAGGGCCTTGGCCAGATTCACCCGCGCCCCAAAAAACTGCATCTGTTTCCCGATGCGCATGGCCGACACGCAGCAGGCAATGCCGTAGTCATCGCCAAAATAGGGGCGCATCAGGTCATCGTTTTCGTATTGGATCGAGCTGGTGGCAATGGAGGTTTGGGCGCAAAAACGCTTGAAATGCTCCGGCAGCCGTTCCGACCACAGGACCGTCAAATTGGGTTCCGGCGCCGGCCCCAGGTTGTACAGGGTTTGCAAAAAGCGGAAACTGGTTTTGGTCACCAAAGGACGCCCATCTTCTCCCATGCCGCCGATGGATTCCGTCACCCAGGTGGGGTCTCCCGAAAACAGCTCGTTGTACTCCGGCGTCCGCAGGAACCGCACCATGCGCAACTTCATCACAAAGTGGTCCACCAGTTCCTGCACCTGCGTTTCCGTCAGCCGTCCCTGGGCTAGGTCCCGCTCGCAGTAAATATCCAGAAACGTGGACACCCGTCCCAGGGACATGGCCGCCCCATTTTGTTCCTTCACTGCCCCCAGATAAGCGAAATACAGCCACTGGAAAGCCTCCTTGGCATTGGCTGCCGGGCGGGAAATGTCGAACCCGTAGCTGTGGGCCATTTGTTCCAGCTCCCGCAGTGCCTTGATTTGTTCCGCCAGTTCCTCCCGCAACCGGATGGTGGCCTCGTCCATGTCCCGGTCATCCAGGGAGTGCAACTGGGCCTGTTTATCGGCAATCAGCAGGGCTGTCCCGTAAAGGGCCACCCGCCGGTAATCGCCAATGATCCGCCCCCGCCCATAGGCATCCGGCAAGCCGGTAATAATCCCTGAGCGGCGACAAGTGCGCATCTGCGGCGTATAGGCATCAAACACCCCATCGTTATGGGTTTTGCGGTACTTGGTGAAAATTTCTTCTGTTTTCGGGTCCAGGTGATATCCGTAGGCCTCCAGGGCATTTTTCACCATGCGAATCCCCCCAAAGGGCATCATCGCCCGCTTAAGGGGTTTGTCCGTTTGCAGTCCCACGATTTGTTCCAGCTCCCAGTCAATATAACCCGGTGGGTGAGCGGTAATACTCGAAGGCAAGCAGGTGTCCGCATCGAGAACCCCACCTTTTTCCCGCTCCTGGCGCATTAAGTCAAGTACCTCGGCCCAGAGTTTTTGTGTCCGTTCCGTCGGCCCTGCCAAAAATGACCCATCGCCGGTGTAGGGCGTGTAATTGCGTTGGATGAAATCTCGCACATCAATTTGCGTTTGCCACACCCCTGGTTGAAACCCTTGCCATTCTGGTCGCAAGACTTCTGCCGTAGCAGTTGGCCCTGATGTTGCCCATGCTTCCCAACCTTCTTTGGCCATGGCTATCACCTCCCTGGGGAGCCTACGCTATCTACTCCCCATTTCCATTATCAGACGGTGTCCTCGGGCCGCCAGACAGACTTTCGATTTTGTTAAAGTTTACCGATGACGTTAGTAGGCCACTTTTTGTTCCCGTTTGGTAGAATTGGGGGCAACTGAGAACGAAGGGGCATGGCCGTAGGTTATCGCTGGCTGGTGGCAGGTGGTTGCATTGCTGGTCTGAGTTTTATCGTTGGTTTTCTTGTTACCAGAAATGCGCGTCAGGCTTTTGTCACCAGTGCCATTGCCACCACCGCAGCCGGTGCCAGTTCTTTGTTGGTCCGAAAGTTGGGGCAACCCACTTCTGAATCGTCCGAGCCATCAAACCAACTGGCCCAGGAGCGGGAGTCCCTGCGACAAGCCATTGAGCTACTTGGCAACCGCCGTCGTTGGTTAGAGAGCCAGTGTCAGGAACTGGAGACCCGCCAGCAGAGCCTCCAAACGGACCTTGATGCGTGCCATCAGCGCCTGCAAACCCAGCAACAGCAGCTGGATGCCCTGATAGCCCAAGAACAGACCCTGCAACAGCAAATCCAGCAATTGCGCCAAGAAATTAGGCATCTGGAGCAACAGCAACAGGAACTGGTCAGGCAAAACGCCCAGTACGTCCAACAACGGGAGCAACTGCTCCGCGAGCAAGATAGCCTAAGACAAGCACTGGCGGAGTTAGAACATCAGCGCCAAACCCTCAACCGAGACATTGGCAATTGCACCGAACAGCAACAACAACTACAGCAAGCAATCCAAGCCCTGCAGCAGACCAAAGAAGCCCTGGACCAGCAGGTCAATCTTTTGGCATCTCAGGAGCAACAGCATCAGCAACAGTTAGCCCAAATCCAGCAGCAACTGCAATCCCTTCAGCGGGAAATCAGTCACCTCAACGAGCAGCGCCATCAGTTGGTGACCGAAATTGCGCATTTAACCCAACGCCAGCAAACCCTACAGGCAGAAATCACCGCCCTAAAACAGCAGCAAGCGGAGGAGCTAGCCACCCGCCAAGTCCAGTATCGAGAACAACTGCAGAGACTGGAGGTGCAGCGGGACCAACCCCAACCTGTACCAGTGGAGCCGGAAAGTCTGCAAATTGCCGCGAAAGACGAAGGACGAGATGAACATGAAAAAAGCAAATTGGTTGGTCCCATTATTGCCAAAGCCCCCAAATTTATACCGTTGGTCCCACCCCAAGATTTTCGGCTGAGCGACCTTGACTGTACCGAGTGGTTATGGGAGGAGGTTTTGTGGCCCCGCTGTCGGAAACAAAACCCTGTTTTTCTTGGCAGTATTTGTTTACCCTTGCGAGATACCCACGAAACCTGGGGCACGGAAACCATTTGGAGGGTTGTTGCGCAAAATTTGCGGGACCTGGGGAGCAACTACCTGAACTATGAATCAGCCCTTGAGCGCTATGACGATGCCCAAAATCGTTACTGGCTCAGGATCATTACCTTTGCTCTGGCGGAGTACGCCTACTACATGGATTCTGGGAAGGACTCTGGATTCTGGGAAGGACTCTGCAAGCAATGGGAACTCCCCAATGAAACGAAGGTCCATAACGGTCTGCGGGAAATTGCCCACAAGGGTATTCGTCTGCTCAAATTACCCATTGCGGAAGATGGTCATGCGATTGTCTCCACGCTCTGGTTGCAAAGTGGCATTCCCCGCCAGAACCTGAACCATTTTGCCGATGCCATTGTGGATTTGGGAGCGGAACTCAACTGGGAGCAAATCAGGGATAGGGATGCCCGGTGGCTTTCCCAAAAACTCCTGGATATTTGCCAGGCCCGATATCCAAGTAGAAAGCTACTGGAGCGCTTTTTGAAGTACAGTTGCCGAGCAGATGCCGAGCCTATCGCCGGGGAGATTGTGCAGGACATTGCTCAGGTTGCTTTGGCGCTTAGGGCCCACAGCAGGTCACCGGATATTCTGCTGGATGACGCCCAGCGCCGGGAATTCCTGGTTGAGGAGGAAAACATTAAGTTTCAGTTTTTCTTGAGGGACTGGGAAGCGGTTGCCCAAATCCTCACCCCCGAACGTCCTGGCCGCAATTGGTTAACCATCCAGCGCAGGCCACTTACCCTATCGCTTGATGTCGAAACCTTGGATGTTCAACTCACGCTGCCTGGGCAATATCTCCAGCACATCAATTGGTCGCCGGGGGTGTGTTGCATTCCAGAGGCGGGCTGGCGGGGGCAGATTGATGCCTCAGGACAGGTGATGGTGGAAGAACTCACCCAGACCCTCTATGGTGTGGCCGAAAAGTGGGTCTGGCGACTGCTGGATGCCCAGGGCAAAGAATTGTTGCGTTGGGAGGCCAAGGGGGTTGCTGCCGACTTTCCGGTGCTGATGTTTGACGCCCAGTCAGGTGAGTACCTGCTACCGACCGCCGGCATCAGGGACACAGGGGAAATTTTCTGCTTTACCGACAGCCGTGGGGCATTCCCGGAATTGGTGGGTGTGGCAGTGGTGGAAACGGATGTGCCTTGCAGCTTAGCGGGTTGGCGTGGTCAACGCCTGCAACTGACCCGTCCCCTGGGGGAATTGCGATTTCCCTTTGGCAAGGTGACATGGAAGCTGTTCTCGGCGGATACTTGTCTGCGCGGCCTATCATTACCCCGCCAAAAAACCACTTACCTCGAGGTACCCGTGCTCTGGTACTACCGCCACGCCCAGGATGAGCAGCTAACGGTGACCATTGAGGGGAAGGAATCACCGGTGCGGGTGGAGGAAGCCCTACCGGCTGTGGCCAGCGGGGGCTGGTTGAGCGTTCATTTAGAGACCTGGATCCAACAGCCCGGCAGTTATCGGGTCCAGCTGCAGGATTGGTCGCAGGAGTTTGATGTTCTGTCCCAATATGCCGTCACCGAAGCGGATGTGCCAACTTTGCCAACGGTAGAAATATGGGGCAGCCAGGGCCGTCCCCTGCAGGAACTCCCCCTCCGGGTCTATCAGTCTTCTGACTTTTGGGCAGAAACGTTAACGATCAAGGGTCTGTGGCCTTTGGAGTTGGTAGAACTCCTGTTAGCTGGTGACGATGCCCAGGTCCCTGCCTGTCAAACCAGGCCAGCCGATAAACAGGGGCAACTGGTGGTGGAGTTGGCCAGTTTGCGGGATTTACTCCCAGGAGCCACTTGTCTCTCTTACCGACGGGCCGATGGGTTATCGCAGCCACTGCTGGTGCTAGCCAAACCGGCTGGGCAATGGCGGGATAAGATGCTCTTGCTCACCGGTTTAAACCCCCATTTGGACTACAGGCTGTTAGGCTGGAATTTACTGCACCCCCATGCCGGTTATGTGGAAATCCCGCTGGAGAGGTCCCCGGCAACGGAGGTGTCACTGGCATCTTTGCATCCCGGTATCTACTACTGGTGGCTGGTGGATGGGCAACAGACAGAGATTGGCATGGGTTGGTGGTGTGGTTACCAGTTGTCTGACTTCCGCGACCCTGCCGACGAAAACCTGGCTGATTTCTACTACTCCATCCTGCGCCAGGATTGGGTCAATCGGTTTCAGAAGGTTGCCCGGCACCTGAATTGGGATAAGGACTGGCTCCGGCAGGTGTTGCTTTCTCTCCAGCAGGGGAACTACCATTTCCCGACGTGGCTGAATGCCAGGGCATTGATGGCGAAACTCCAGGCCATCTTAGAACCTGTGGAGGGCTTGTGGTATCGGGTTGGTACCCAGCCAGGCAAAAGGGGTGATTTTTACCAGGAGCTACTGCACAAAGTGCGCCAAGAGCATCTCTGGCATGTCATTCTGGATTACCAACGCCATCCAGACAAAAGCCAACGAGATATCGCCCTGCTGAAGCTGAGCCATTTAGAGGCCGCCCGTCCTGTTTTGGAATCTCTAAGCAGCTACCAGTGGCTCAGTCGGCAGCCCCTGACACCCCAAGAAGTGGCTGAGCTCCTACCCGATGAAACCAGTCATGGATAAAGGGACGCTGTCTAGAAAAATCATCACACTTTTGAGTCAGTGCCGTCATCCGGTCAGGCCTGCTTTGCCAGTTGCCTTGCGCCGGGTGGAGATTGTCCATGCTCTGTGCCGGTGCCTGGCGCCTGGTCAGCCGGATGAACAATTCGCCGCTACCGTCCATGGGGCCTTGCGCGAACTGAAGCTGTTGGGGGAGGTTTTGGAGGGCATCAACAACTATTACTGCATAGCGCCGCCTACAGTCCTGGCTGTTGGTCCAGATAGGTTAGCTGGATATGCGGAGTTTCGGGGGGATCGGGCTTATCTGCCCCTAGCGCACCAGATTCTGCAAACCAGCAACCCTGGCGAAGAAAAATTGCTGCCGCGCCTAGAGGACCTGCAGCAGGCCAAAGTCGAGCTAAACCGGCGTTGCATTCGCTTGGTGACGTTGCAGGAGTTGATAGAGCAATTGCCCTTGCCGAGTAAACCCCAGCTATGGGAAAGCCAGGTGCTTACGGAACCACCGGCAGGCGGTCGGCTTTGGCGATACATTCCTGGGCAGTGCAACCAAAGGGACCGCTGGCAGCCCTTAGCTCAGGAGGACTTGACCCCTGAGAGTCTGGTTAAGAGGGACGGGGGCAAAGAAGAAGCCTATTTTTGGTTTGAAGACGGGAGATGGTATTCCCTGACCAAGGACAAGGCTATTTACACCATGTTCTATCTAGACCGCCGGGATAAACATCCCTTGTCCATTCAGCTAAAGGCAGACGGCCAACTCGATGTGCGTCACGTTTATCTACCGGAAGCCTACTACCACTGGTGCGAGAGACATTTGCAGAGGCTAGACCGAGGTATTTACGGCGTTGAGCAGCACAAGACTAGACTGGTGAAAATGCTTTTTGAGCGGTTGGGGTGTGTTTACCATGAGCCACTATCTTGACCCGGTGGCCGTTATCGAAAAGACCCGGGATGATTTGGTTCGTTATCTATTGACGGCCTATCCCTTGCGGGATGAGCAGTTGCGGCAGCAACTCAGGGCAGAGCTAGAAAAACCCGGCAACATCTGGCAGGTTCCCTATCTGGAGGGGACGCAACCCTACCGCCCTTCCCTCACCTTGCGTCAACTGACGGCCCAAGGCGTTTTACACCCCAACATCCTCCACTTTTTCCACCCAGATCGACCCCTTTACCACCATCAGGTGGCTGCCATCGAGGCTGTGGTAGCCCGGCAGGAAAACATTGTCGTGGCCACCGGGACCGGCTCCGGTAAAACGGAATGCTTTCTCATTCCCCTAATCGACACCCTGCTCAAAGAAGGTATGGCCCTCCAACACAGCGGTGTCCGGGCCCTCATTCTATACCCCATGAATGCGCTGGTCAATGACCAAATCAAACGCCTGCGCGCCATCTTGTGTCATCAACCGGGGACGGACGCGCTGATTAAATTTGGGTTTTACACCAGCCGCACCGGTCACAAGGCCCAAGAGGCTGTGGCTCAACTTTTTGATGAATTGGCAGCCTACAGCGACGAGGAACTTTTGCAATTAATTGCCCCCGAAAGGTGCAGTGAGGCCCAGGCCCTGCTGGCGGATGGCCATCGCGATGAAGTCGTTACACAAGCGGTGCAAAACCTACGAAACGTGCAGTGTCTTTCCCGGGAGGACATCCAATCTTCGCCACCCCATATCTTGGTGACGAATTACTCCATGTTGGAGTACATGCTCATTCGTCCCAGGGAGCGTCAGGCCATTTTTGAGCGCTCGCGGGGCTACTTTCGCCTGCTGGTGCTGGATGAGGCGCATACCTACGATGGTTCGGTGGGCACGGAGGTGGCCATGCTGCTTAATCGGCTGAAATATGCC
This genomic window contains:
- the adhE gene encoding bifunctional acetaldehyde-CoA/alcohol dehydrogenase, producing the protein MRVTNEQELNELIAQVKVAQEAFARFSQEQVDRIFHQAARAANEARIPLAKMAVEETGMGVVEDKVIKNHFAAEMVYNKYKDLKTCGVIEEDPHFGLKKIAEPVGIIAGIVPTTNPTSTTIFKALIALKTRNAIIFSPHPRAKRCTIAAAQIIREAAVAAGAPDPVIGWIDEPSVPLSQALMQHPDVQLILATGGPAMVKAAYSSGHPSLGVGAGNTPALIDASADIPLAVSSILLSKTFDNGLICASEQAVIVVEAIDESVKAEFRRRGAYILSPEETDRVRQIILAEGRLNPAIVGQPVEKIAELAGFRVPPGTRLLIGEVETVGEAEPWSYEKLAPLLAMYRVPNFYAGVALAAQVVNFGGRGHTAALYTDPANKDDIAYFEQQVPVSRVLVNTPSSQGAIGDLYNFKLDPSLTLGCGTWGGNSVSANVGPQHLLNIKTVADRRENMLWFRVPPKIYFKYGCLPVALRELQGKQRAFIVTDKPLFDLGMLKPVEQVLEELGMEFQVFCEVQPDPKLSDVEKGLERCRSFNPDVLIAVGGGSPMDAAKVIWLMYEHPEVEFAGVAMRFMDIRKRVYTLPPLGQKAILVAIPTTSGTGSEVTPFAVVTDDRSGIKYPLADYALTPTMAIVDPELVMHLPKKLTAYGGIDALTHALEAYVSVLATEFTEGLALEAIKLLFTYLPRAYQYGAKDPVAREKVHYAATIAGMAFANAFLGICHSLAHKLGSTFHLPHGLANALMIAHVIRYNATDAPFKQAIFPQYTHPHAKQRYAEIADFLGLGGQTAEEKVERLVEAVENLKRELELPMSIKEALPDQERAFYEQVEKMAEQAFDDQCTGANPRYPLICDLKELYILAYRGCRLESVLYHQQEPLALVSTTQ
- the pflA gene encoding pyruvate formate-lyase-activating protein, with the translated sequence MSSTAPSTSAVKGRIHSYETMGTVDGPGIRFVVFTQGCPLRCLYCHNPDCRDFWGGREVTAGEVVAEIAKYRSYLAKGGGVTVSGGEPLMQPEFTAAIFQGCHGLGLHTALDTSGYCPIGVAEPVLAHTDLVLLDIKSFDPEIYRRVTQVSLEPTLALARYLDQIRKPTWIRFVLVPGLTDPVPNIAGLADFVATLHNVERVEVLPFHKMGEYKWEQLGLEYLLKDTPEPTPEQVEATKAVFRSRGLFTP
- the pflB gene encoding formate C-acetyltransferase is translated as MAKEGWEAWATSGPTATAEVLRPEWQGFQPGVWQTQIDVRDFIQRNYTPYTGDGSFLAGPTERTQKLWAEVLDLMRQEREKGGVLDADTCLPSSITAHPPGYIDWELEQIVGLQTDKPLKRAMMPFGGIRMVKNALEAYGYHLDPKTEEIFTKYRKTHNDGVFDAYTPQMRTCRRSGIITGLPDAYGRGRIIGDYRRVALYGTALLIADKQAQLHSLDDRDMDEATIRLREELAEQIKALRELEQMAHSYGFDISRPAANAKEAFQWLYFAYLGAVKEQNGAAMSLGRVSTFLDIYCERDLAQGRLTETQVQELVDHFVMKLRMVRFLRTPEYNELFSGDPTWVTESIGGMGEDGRPLVTKTSFRFLQTLYNLGPAPEPNLTVLWSERLPEHFKRFCAQTSIATSSIQYENDDLMRPYFGDDYGIACCVSAMRIGKQMQFFGARVNLAKALLYAINGGRDEISGEQVAPPMPPITGEVLDFAEVQQRYEQVLAWLARTYINTLNVIHYMHDKYCYERLQMALHDRDVYRTMACGIAGLSVVADSLAAIKYAKVRPIRDERGLAVDFVIEGSYPAYGNNDDRADELAVWVVQTMMRELRKHRTYREAVPTQSVLTITSNVVYGKKTGTTPDGRQAGQPFAPGANPMHGRDCCGALASLASVAKLPYADALDGISNTFSIVPEALGRTPEERVGNLVAMLDGYFHDGGHHINVNVLRRETLLDAMAHPELYPQLTIRVSGYAVNFIKLTREQQWDVINRTFHERR